A single genomic interval of Rosistilla ulvae harbors:
- a CDS encoding phytoene desaturase, with protein sequence MKRNVVIIGAGPGGLATAMQLAAAGLNVTVLERRGQVGGRTSAIEADRFRFDLGPTFFLYPRVLREIFASVGRDLDTEVPMRRLETQYRLTFGQGGQIDASNDLEAMDRQIRQFAPADAGQLKRYLDDNRVKLARFRPILESPFSSPLDLLRPDVLRAFPLLHPLRSLGSELERYFSDPRMVIALSFQAKYLGMSPFRCPSLFSILSFLEYEYGVHHPIGGCAAVSERMAEIAQAMGVQIRLNQPVTGLQFSGRRVTGVQTENETIAADAIVINADFSAAMRDLVPNRLRRRWADKKLAGKKYSCSTFMMYLGVRGEIDGLAHHNIHIARDYQQNLRDIEIDHRLSDDPSFYVQNPGVTDPTLAPEGHRSLYVLVPVSHEHPNIDWAKETPRFRELTLDRLSQIGLPDLRDRIVYEKIVTPADWSGEHKIYRGATFNLAHNLGQMLHRRPQNRFEELDGVYLVGGGTHPGSGLPVIYESSRISSRLLLNDLGIDTSFIDAAAATSN encoded by the coding sequence GTGAAGCGAAACGTTGTGATTATCGGTGCCGGGCCGGGCGGTCTGGCGACGGCGATGCAGTTGGCTGCTGCCGGGTTGAACGTGACGGTGTTGGAACGCCGCGGCCAAGTTGGCGGAAGGACCTCGGCGATCGAGGCCGATCGGTTCCGCTTCGATCTCGGCCCCACCTTCTTCTTGTACCCGCGCGTTTTGCGCGAGATCTTCGCTTCGGTTGGCCGAGACCTCGACACCGAGGTGCCGATGCGACGACTGGAGACTCAATATCGACTGACCTTCGGCCAAGGGGGACAGATCGACGCGTCGAACGATCTCGAAGCGATGGACCGCCAGATTCGCCAGTTCGCACCAGCTGATGCCGGCCAGTTGAAACGGTACTTGGACGACAATCGCGTCAAGCTGGCGCGGTTCCGCCCGATCCTGGAGTCTCCGTTCAGCTCGCCGTTGGATCTGCTGCGGCCCGACGTATTAAGGGCCTTCCCGCTGCTGCATCCGTTGAGGTCGCTGGGGTCGGAGCTGGAACGTTATTTCAGCGATCCACGGATGGTGATCGCGCTTTCATTTCAGGCGAAGTATCTGGGGATGTCGCCGTTTCGCTGCCCGAGTCTGTTCAGCATCCTGTCGTTCCTCGAATACGAATACGGAGTCCATCATCCAATCGGCGGTTGCGCGGCGGTTAGCGAGCGGATGGCGGAGATCGCCCAGGCGATGGGAGTGCAAATTCGCTTGAACCAGCCGGTCACGGGACTGCAGTTTTCGGGACGGCGCGTGACCGGAGTGCAAACCGAAAACGAAACGATCGCTGCCGATGCGATCGTTATCAACGCCGACTTCTCCGCCGCGATGCGAGACCTGGTCCCCAACAGGCTGCGGCGACGGTGGGCCGACAAAAAGCTGGCCGGCAAAAAATACTCCTGCTCCACCTTCATGATGTATCTGGGTGTGCGAGGCGAGATCGACGGACTGGCTCATCACAACATCCACATCGCGCGGGATTACCAACAGAATCTCCGCGACATCGAGATCGACCACCGGCTGTCCGACGATCCTTCCTTTTATGTCCAGAACCCCGGCGTGACCGACCCGACGCTGGCACCCGAGGGACATCGCTCGCTGTACGTTCTGGTCCCCGTAAGTCACGAGCATCCGAACATCGACTGGGCAAAAGAGACGCCGCGATTCCGCGAACTGACGCTCGATCGCTTGTCGCAAATCGGGCTGCCCGATCTGCGCGACCGGATCGTCTATGAAAAGATCGTCACGCCAGCGGACTGGTCGGGAGAGCATAAGATCTATCGCGGGGCGACGTTTAATCTGGCTCACAACCTGGGGCAGATGTTGCATCGCCGCCCACAGAACCGGTTCGAGGAACTCGACGGCGTCTACCTTGTCGGCGGCGGCACGCATCCCGGCAGCGGGCTGCCGGTGATCTACGAGTCGAGTCGAATCTCGAGTCGGCTGTTGTTAAACGATTTGGGAATCGACACGTCCTTCATCGACGCGGCCGCGGCCACGTCGAATTGA
- a CDS encoding helix-turn-helix transcriptional regulator — protein sequence MANSPLTPGQLEQLADMIAERVVKQPRCLGKAELAQKLGVSTSTVERLMAEKKIPVIRAARRVLFDIEAVLAALSTNNEE from the coding sequence ATGGCGAATTCACCTCTCACGCCTGGTCAGCTCGAACAGTTGGCCGACATGATCGCGGAGCGAGTGGTAAAACAGCCTCGTTGCCTCGGCAAGGCAGAACTTGCCCAGAAGCTCGGTGTCAGTACTAGCACCGTTGAACGATTGATGGCCGAGAAGAAGATTCCCGTTATCAGGGCCGCCCGGCGAGTCCTGTTCGACATCGAAGCCGTGCTGGCGGCACTCTCCACGAATAACGAAGAGTGA
- a CDS encoding reverse transcriptase domain-containing protein, which produces MLAIAIDNIGRRRIIRDEYASLPNWYPWDWLREIKNQLLDGSFRRGKYTKYKIPKPGKKGSRTIEVPPDETRIVARNLSNLLTPILDPDFYDFSMGFRPKRSPAHCVMTAKSMIERGMHHMVACDIRDAFGTVPKNRMLQILRSRLHQSPVMGLIEELLDRNRKRGIPQGLSFSPICLNVYLDHLLDRWWCKNFPDTMLVRYADDLAVFCDTQETANQCFDALRNRIVKIGMQINESSHEAINDLACGDRVNWTGFNLRSVNGELRVRVNESSWCKLEANLLEQKHKHEKDESLTGFEVASIGMSWMTQKALGVSKAEVPVVAERVRVLADQCGMNMSEFTDEAAQAAWKTGRRVAERAQVDVSHWLPAV; this is translated from the coding sequence ATGTTAGCGATCGCAATTGACAACATCGGTAGACGGCGAATCATCCGTGATGAGTATGCCTCACTCCCAAACTGGTATCCCTGGGATTGGTTGCGTGAAATTAAAAACCAACTGCTCGACGGCAGCTTTCGACGCGGGAAGTACACAAAGTACAAAATACCCAAGCCCGGCAAGAAAGGATCCCGAACGATCGAGGTTCCACCAGACGAAACCCGTATCGTTGCTCGCAATCTATCCAACCTGTTGACGCCGATCCTCGACCCTGATTTTTATGATTTCAGCATGGGGTTCCGTCCCAAGCGGTCACCGGCCCACTGCGTGATGACTGCGAAATCAATGATTGAGCGAGGGATGCACCACATGGTCGCATGTGACATTCGTGACGCGTTCGGAACGGTTCCCAAGAATCGGATGCTGCAAATCCTGCGTTCCCGCCTTCATCAGTCACCAGTGATGGGGTTAATCGAAGAACTGCTTGACCGGAATCGCAAGCGTGGCATCCCGCAGGGGCTTTCCTTTTCGCCGATCTGCCTCAATGTCTATCTGGATCACCTGCTGGATCGTTGGTGGTGCAAGAACTTCCCAGACACGATGCTTGTTCGTTACGCGGACGATCTCGCAGTCTTCTGCGATACCCAGGAAACTGCCAACCAATGTTTTGATGCACTCCGAAATCGCATTGTAAAAATCGGCATGCAGATCAACGAAAGTTCGCATGAGGCGATTAACGATCTCGCATGTGGTGACCGCGTGAACTGGACCGGCTTCAACCTGCGATCGGTCAATGGAGAACTGCGAGTCAGGGTCAATGAATCCAGCTGGTGCAAGCTGGAGGCCAACTTGTTGGAACAAAAACACAAACACGAAAAAGATGAATCACTCACCGGCTTTGAAGTCGCGTCAATCGGGATGTCATGGATGACACAGAAGGCTCTGGGCGTCAGCAAAGCTGAGGTGCCGGTTGTGGCTGAACGCGTTCGTGTATTGGCCGATCAATGCGGCATGAATATGTCTGAGTTCACTGACGAAGCCGCTCAGGCAGCTTGGAAGACGGGCCGACGCGTAGCCGAGCGTGCTCAGGTGGACGTGTCGCATTGGCTTCCTGCTGTTTGA